In one Melopsittacus undulatus isolate bMelUnd1 chromosome 4, bMelUnd1.mat.Z, whole genome shotgun sequence genomic region, the following are encoded:
- the LOC101869402 gene encoding LOW QUALITY PROTEIN: hydrocephalus-inducing protein homolog (The sequence of the model RefSeq protein was modified relative to this genomic sequence to represent the inferred CDS: inserted 1 base in 1 codon; deleted 2 bases in 2 codons): MASGKTPRPMRSSRRADGFQSRVVASRNPKLVREAEESLSSKQRLARPREMRRPRTAQLRDMGEACHQKFSAVERHQRSFQPFPSEVVFENYLPHQFYIAALALRNKDRVPRLLNVILGNSPYFELISPSDEDYKVAPGMSSTYRILFRPDENKDYFEDLIIITEREKFFVPIRAIGARASLDFPEQLNFSECPVRFSTQKTLLVHNVGKREACYSITTVSPFSVDPSIGTLGVGEAMQVTVEFHPPKTGVYTSPMIVHYDTAHEGDILPNSSLEINVIFKPKEARVYQEAAYCDISGCETRLPLCISGEGVGPQVELSCNQLSVGKVFVGSSHSYGVLLLNRGVTEAPFSVVYPERALDSCFTFAPREGMLLPLEHQVIRISFNATVLGQFTEEFQFSVKGSPEPLTLTVSGCVIGPAFHFDVSSLHFGEVSFGFPRTLCCRLTNTSPVPFNFNLRIPGDGLGAPSVTSFAQVSECTGLSWRKRGRGANKPAEFTIRPFRGTVCSKGHLDIQVTLCSNTVKRYKLALVVDVDGVGREVLSLPIRARCVVPPLRVLQPAVTFGRCCLKVPYQQMLTLVNDSNLPGCYWALPQENKEAAAVWYSSPEPRGILQPHSSVEIPFTLEVQVTGKQDTVAHVAVFGSKKSPLKIHFLSTGEGPVVHVQPSQINFGSIQVLQDASRTLHLSNQSVIPASFSAKMAAENSRWSIGPSQGVIPAKAEVSVAVTANLDDTEQFKDEVVLFIENSRACVIPVQAVGIGSTIVIDKPFGPELSLGACFSVDPCCYRFKMTNRGRRAHLLYWTTEGGTTLEQHERLPHTKGKVSSCGPVFKLQPLRTELMPGQTAEMLLEGSCSTPQVVKEKLLCHTMVGKEGVKNLIMQVDVMCEFIAPALQISTREITFRVEKHPGDVLTLQYKPLSLKNVCSLPLSVVLTLEQPFSICTVDQQPLPADAQPMKLKTGEELQLCIGFNPAYEEDLLIRAAEKALKVKFLEHPHEEQVTVRGEVYFPNLQIQTTALDFGCILNDTKDVRYMEMTNCSPLVVQYHWSFLKDSQVNPVRFMETEPLALGVEEVSFALLPLQGELQPGQSQRVTFTFFGHANRVTQGTVLCRVEGGPSYEVALRGEASGISYLLDTTEINCGLQVFNKVTEAAVTLQNSGKLGFAFVVLSPGTGTAASPLPGVPLVVPSTGYVEPGKQQVLKVYYLPGVPGVFCRAFQIQVGHLEPEKICLKGEGTFPRIHLDLPRNIKGNAKYENILQKAQEKLDKDSQRDEAIALGEAVAAEPRMDDSGTVWAAQLQMQMEEMLTEEHAVEQQKALSSRPPEDTAFQPAVLTPPFRAELPEYILDLGYVVPGDIHTHTVKITNTGHFPASFHADGYVLYNTGFSVCLERVKRLPSCESKTFEVCFXPQSANLPLGKVDVLLPIKVRGGPTFQVRLHAMVAEPSLCLSRDRLEFSAVQCGQWQEETIQLHNTFQVPCKWSISMNDPVQEVDKHLPGSEQSEAAGGDEVCARGFEVLPSAGSLAPGQQCHVQVRFSPTEEKCYRGELQIQICQSSQRLQVPVLGRGLEPRLESIPTELELGPLLPQSHGEEGTVVVKKPCEVYSVQFEQQHLAEEQLLRTPKDDNSPNSLLLPPVAPGEKL; the protein is encoded by the exons GTTCCTCGTCTGCTGAACGTCATCCTGGGGAACTCTCCTTACTTTGAGTTGATCAGCCCGAGTGATGAGGACTATAAGGTAGCCCCGGGCATGTCTTCAACCTACCGCATCCTTTTCCGACCTGATGAGAACAAG gattaTTTTGAGGATCTTATCATCatcacagagagggagaagttctttgtgCCTATCCGAGCCATAGGTGCCCGAGCCAGCCtggacttccctgagcagctgaactTCTCCGAGTGTCCAGTCAGGTTCAGCACCCAGAAGACTCTGCTGGTGCACAATGTGGGGAAGCGGGAGGCTTGCTACAGCATCACCACTGTGAG CCCTTTCTCTGTGGATCCCTCCATTGGGACTCTTGGTGTTGGAGAAGCGATGCAAGTCACGGTGGAATTTCACCCACCAAAGACCGGTGTTTATACAAGTCCCATGATTGTTCACTATGACACAG CGCAT gagggAGATATCTTGCCAAATTCTTCACTTGAAATCAATGTGATCTTTAAGCCCAAAGAAGCCAGAGTCTACCAAGAGGCAGCCTACTGTGACATCTCAg GCTGTGAGACCAGGCTGCCCCTGTGCATCAGCGGGGAAGGCGTCGGGCCCCAGGTGGAACTGAGCTGCAACCAGCTGAGCGTTGGGAAGGTGTTTGTTGGCTCAAGCCACAGCTATGGG gtgctcctgcTCAACAGAGGAGTTACTGAGGCTCCCTTCAGCGTGGTGTATCCGGAGAGAGCTCTGGACTCCTGCTTCACCTTTGCCCCCCGGGAGGGCATGCTTTTGCCTTTGGAGCATCAGGTCATCCGGATCTCCTTCAATGCCACTGTCCTGGGGCAGTTCACAGAAGAATTCCAGTTCAGTGTGAAGGGATCCCCTGAGCCTCTGACACTGACTGTGAG TGGCTGTGTCATTGGGCCAGCGTTTCATTTCGATGTATCATCCCTCCACTTTGGTGAAGTCTCCTTCG gCTTTCCTCGCACCCTGTGCTGCCGCCTCACTAACACTTCCCCGGTGCCCTTCAACTTCAACCTTCGCATTCCCGGGGACGGTTTGGGAGCACCCAGCGTGACCAGTTTTGCTCAGGTGTCAGAGTGCACTGGTCTGTCGTGGAGAAAGAGAGGACGAGGTGCCAACAAGCCAGCTGAATTTACTATCAGGCCCTTCAGAGGGACTGTCTGCTCCAAGGGACACTTGGATATCCAG GTCACCCTGTGCTCCAACACCGTGAAGAGATACAAGCTGGCCCTGGTGGTAGATGTGGATGGTGTTGGCAGAGAGGTGTTATCGCTGCCCATCAGAGCCAG ATGTGTAGTTCCCCCACTGCGAGTGCTCCAGCCGGCTGTGACATTTGGACGATGCTGTCTCAAAGTCCCTTATCAGCAGATGCTGACCCTTGTGAACGACAGCAACCTTCCAGGCTGCTACTGGGCTCTTCCTCAG GAGAAcaaggaggctgctgctgtgtggtacTCCAGCCCTGAGCCCCGTGGGATTCTCCAGCCTCACAGCTCGGTGGAGATCCCGTTCACACTGGAAGTCCAGGTGACGGGAAAGCAGGACACCGTTGCTCATGTTGCTGTGTTTGGGAGTAAGAAATCCCCACTG AAAATCCATTTCTTGAGCACTGGAGAAGGACCAGTTGTCCATGTGCAGCCAAGCCAGATAAATTTTGGCAGCATCCAGGTTCTACAAGATGCTTCCCGAACCCTCCACCTCTCCAATCAGTCTGtcatccctgcatccttctCGGCAAAGATG GCTGCTGAAAACTCGCGCTGGAGTATAGGACCCAGTCAAGGAGTGATCCCTGCCAAGGCCGAGGTGTCTGTGGCTGTCACTGCAAACTTGGATGACACGGAGCAATTCAAGGACGAGGTGGTGCTGTTCATTGAGAACAGTCGTGCCTGCGTCATCCCTGTCCAGGCTGTTGGCATTGGCAGCACGATTGTCATTGACAAACCCTTTGGGCCGGAGCTCAGCCTGGGAGCCTGCTTCAG CGTGGATCCCTGCTGTTACCGCTTCAAGATGACAAACAGAGGACGACGCGCCCATCTGCTCTATTGGACCACAGAAGGTGGCACCACACTTGAGCAGCACGAGCGTCTCCCTCACACCAAGGGCAAGGTTTCCTCCTGCGGCCCCGTGTTTAAGCTGCAGCCGCTGAGGACGGAGCTGATGCCTGGCCagacagcagagatgctgctggaagGCTCCTGCAGCACTCCCCAG GTGGTGAAGGAGAAGCTGCTGTGTCACACCATGGTGGGCAAGGAGGGAGTGAAGAATCTGATCATGCAGGTGGACGTCATGTGCGAGTTcattgctcctgctctgcaaataTCCACCAGAGAAATCACTTTCCGGGTGGAGAAG CACCCCGGTGATGTCCTGACTCTTCAGTACAAGCCTCTGTCTTTAAAGAACGTCTGCTCCCTGCCCCTCAGCGTGGTCCTCACCTTAGAGCAGCCCTTCTCCATCTGCACTGTGgaccagcagcctctgcctgcAGATGCTCAG CCCATGAAGCTGAAGACAGGGGAGGAACTTCAACTCTGCATTGGATTTAACCCTGCTTATGAGGAGGATTTGCTTATCCGGGCAGCAGAGAAGGCTCTGAAGGTCAAGTTCCTGGAGCATCCTCATGAAGAGCAGGTGACCGTTCGGGGAGAAGTCTACTTCCCGAATCTTCAGATCCAGACCACGGCCCTGGACTTTGGCTGCATCTTAAATGACACCAAAGATGTGCGTTACATGGAGATGACCAACTGCAGCCCACTGGTTGTCCAGTACCACTGGTCATTCCTGAAGGACAGCCAGGTGAACCCAGTGAG GTTCATGGAGACAGAGCCCCTGGCCTTGGGTGTGGAGGAGGTAA GTTTCGCTCTCCTGCCGCTGCAGGGTGAGCTGCAGCCGGGCCAGAGCCAGCGCGTCACCTTCACCTTCTTCGGCCACGCCAACCGCGTCACCCAGGGCACGGTGCTGTGCAGGGTGGAGGGAGGCCCGAGCTATGAGGTGGCTCTGCGTGGGGAGGCCTCAGGCATCAGCTACCTCCTGGACACCACCGAGATCAACTGCGGGCTGCAG gtgtttaacaaagtcacagaagcagcagtgaccctgcagaacagcgggaagctgggatttgcctttgtggtgctgagccccggcacaggcactgcagccagccctctgcctggCGTGCCCCTGGTCGTGCCCAGCACG GGTTACGTTGAACCTGGCaagcagcaagtgctgaaaGTCTATTACCTGCCAGGAGTGCCTGGagtcttctgcagggctttccagATCCAAGTGGGTCACCTGGAGCCAGAAAAAAtctgcctgaaaggagaaggCACCTTTCCCAGGATCCACTTGGACCTGCCCAGGAACATCAAAG gcaaCGCCAAATATGAGAACATCCTCCAGAAGGCCCaagaaaagctggacaaagACAGCCAGAGAGACGAGGCCATTGCTctgggggaggctgtggcagccGAGCCCCGCATGGACGACTCAGGCACCGTG tgggctgctcagctgcagatgcagatggaggagatgctgacGGAGGAACATGccgtggagcagcagaaagctctcagctcTCGTCCCCCAGAGGACACTGCCTTTCAGCCAGC TGTCCTTActcctcctttcagagctgagctgcccgaATACATCCTGGACCTTGGCTATGTCGTTCCCGgtgacatccacacacacacggTGAAGATCACCAACACCGGGCACTTCCCTGCATCTTTCCATGCTGATGGATATGTCCTGTATAACACAG gcttCAGCGTGTGCCTGGAGCGTGTGAAGCGCCTGCCCTCCTGTGAGAGCAAGACATTTGAAGTGTGCT GACCACAAAGTGCCAACCTGCCCCTGGGAAAAGtggatgtgctcctgcccatcaag GTCAGAGGAGGCCCCACATTCCAGGTCCGCCTCCATGCCATGGTGGCTGAGCCGTCCCTCTGCCtgtccagggacaggctggagttcTCCGCTGTCCAGTGTGGGCAGTGG CAGGAAGaaaccatccagctccacaacACGTTCCAGGTCCCCTGTAAATGGTCCATCAGCATGAATGATCCTGTTCAGGAG GTGGACAAACATCTGCCAGGGAGCGAGCaatcagaagctgctggaggagatgaagtctGTGCCCGTGGCTTTGAGGTGCTGCCCTCGGCTGGAAGCCTcgctccaggacagcagtgccacGTCCAAGTCCGTTTTTCACCCACGGAAGAG aagtgctaccGGGGCGAGCTGCAGATCCAGATTTGCCAGAGCAGCCAACGCCTGCAGGTGCCGGTCTTGGGACGTGGTCTGGAGCCACGGCTGGAGTCCATCCccacagagctggagctgggaccgctgctgccccagagccatggggaagaggggacagtggtggtgaagaagccctgtgaggtttactcagtgcagtttgagcagcagcaccttgctgaggagcag CTCCTGCGGACACCAAAAGATGACAACAGCCCCAACAGCTTGTTGCTGCCTCCA GTTGCCCCAGGAGAGAAGCTG